The following are from one region of the Longimicrobium sp. genome:
- the glyA gene encoding serine hydroxymethyltransferase, producing the protein MQSLKSADPEIHRLLVAEADRQESQLEMIASENFASRAVIEAMGSVLTNKYAEGLPGKRYYGGCEVVDEVERLAQQRLLELFGADHCNVQPHSGAQANMAAYFALLEPGDTILGMNLSEGGHLTHGSPVNFSGRLFNVVAYGVRPDDHRIDYGALRDQAVQVKPKAIIAGASAYPRIIDFEVFAEIARESGAKLIVDMAHFAGLVATGHHPSPVPHADIVTSTTHKTLRGPRGGLVMAREEHGKAVDKQVFPGIQGGPLMHVIAAKAVAFGEALRPDFKDYSGRVIANAKALAEGLMERGFDLVSGGTDNHLMLVDLRNKGVTGKVAEKALDRAGITVNKNTVPGETESPFVTSGIRIGTPALTTRGLGETEMRAIAALIERVIAKPDDEQVAAEVRGEVREMCARFPLYGEWARA; encoded by the coding sequence ATGCAATCGCTGAAGTCCGCCGACCCCGAGATCCACCGGCTGCTGGTGGCCGAGGCCGACCGCCAGGAAAGCCAGCTGGAGATGATCGCCAGCGAGAACTTCGCCTCGCGCGCGGTGATCGAAGCCATGGGCTCGGTGCTGACCAACAAGTACGCCGAGGGGCTCCCGGGAAAGCGCTACTACGGCGGGTGCGAGGTGGTGGACGAGGTGGAGCGGCTGGCGCAGCAGCGGCTGCTCGAGCTCTTCGGCGCCGACCACTGCAACGTGCAGCCGCACTCCGGCGCGCAGGCCAACATGGCCGCCTACTTCGCGCTGCTGGAGCCGGGCGACACCATCCTGGGGATGAACCTGTCCGAGGGCGGGCACCTCACTCACGGCTCGCCCGTGAACTTCTCCGGGCGCCTCTTCAACGTGGTGGCCTACGGCGTCCGGCCGGACGACCACCGCATCGACTACGGCGCGCTGCGCGACCAGGCGGTGCAGGTGAAGCCGAAGGCGATCATCGCCGGCGCCAGCGCCTATCCCCGCATCATCGACTTCGAGGTGTTCGCCGAGATCGCGCGAGAGAGCGGGGCGAAGCTGATCGTCGACATGGCGCACTTCGCCGGGCTGGTGGCCACCGGGCACCATCCATCGCCCGTGCCCCACGCCGACATCGTCACCTCCACCACGCACAAGACGCTGCGCGGGCCGCGCGGCGGGCTGGTGATGGCGCGCGAGGAGCACGGCAAGGCGGTGGACAAGCAGGTGTTCCCCGGGATCCAGGGCGGGCCGCTGATGCACGTGATCGCCGCCAAGGCGGTGGCGTTCGGCGAGGCGCTGCGGCCCGACTTCAAGGACTACTCCGGGCGGGTGATCGCGAACGCGAAGGCGCTGGCGGAAGGGTTGATGGAGCGCGGCTTCGACCTCGTCTCCGGCGGCACCGACAACCACCTGATGCTCGTCGACCTGCGCAACAAGGGGGTGACGGGGAAGGTGGCGGAGAAGGCGCTCGACCGCGCGGGGATCACCGTCAACAAGAACACGGTGCCCGGCGAGACCGAGAGCCCGTTCGTGACCTCGGGGATCCGCATCGGCACCCCCGCGCTCACCACGCGCGGGCTGGGCGAGACGGAGATGCGCGCCATCGCCGCGCTGATCGAGCGGGTGATCGCGAAGCCCGACGACGAGCAGGTCGCCGCCGAGGTGCGCGGCGAGGTGCGGGAGATGTGCGCGCGCTTCCCGCTCTACGGCGAGTGGGCGCGCGCC
- a CDS encoding erythromycin esterase family protein has translation MRAAPTLRRLPLVLIAALAAACHDAPTDPLARGSGTGADRLLSDAELATPTDPSAAPSDAAWVSWVKSHREPIRSLTSTRFDDLRFLEPLLQGKRIVQLGESGHGVREFDQAKVRLIRYLHEELGYDVIAFESGLYDCWSANRQVATLTATNLMRHCIFGVWHTAEVLPLFQYIKETQSTAHPLTLAGFDIQASTVSENAGAPAFLESVIGRLDPDYAARIRQLDAMFVAGRTTFAQSDAGLQAVATYDSLTAWFDAHAQALSAAFAADPQPARVARQLAFSRARYLRHLRAQTSEELTSYRDPGMADNLDALLTSIHPGKKVIVWAHNYHIQADRGHSYENGDPSTGIATMGTWVAQRHASELYTVGLFMYRGTAADNARRVYQVSAPSPNSLEATFYPVRLKHFFVDLSQAGAGSGTEWIRRVTISKDWGVTPLLQVIGDQYHGILFIDTTAPPDYI, from the coding sequence ATGCGCGCCGCACCGACCCTCCGCCGGCTCCCGCTGGTCCTCATCGCCGCGCTCGCGGCCGCGTGCCACGACGCGCCCACCGACCCGCTCGCCAGGGGATCGGGCACCGGCGCCGACCGCCTCCTCTCCGACGCCGAGCTGGCCACGCCGACCGATCCCTCCGCGGCGCCGTCGGACGCGGCGTGGGTGTCGTGGGTGAAGTCGCACCGCGAGCCGATCCGCTCGCTCACCTCCACCCGCTTCGACGACCTGCGCTTCCTGGAGCCGCTGCTGCAGGGCAAGCGCATCGTGCAGCTGGGCGAGAGCGGCCACGGCGTGCGCGAGTTCGACCAGGCCAAGGTGCGCCTGATCCGCTACCTGCACGAGGAGCTGGGCTACGACGTCATCGCCTTCGAGAGCGGGCTGTACGACTGCTGGTCGGCGAACCGGCAGGTGGCGACGCTCACCGCGACCAACCTGATGCGGCACTGCATCTTCGGCGTCTGGCACACGGCGGAGGTGCTCCCCCTCTTCCAGTACATCAAGGAGACGCAGTCCACCGCGCACCCGCTGACCCTCGCCGGCTTCGACATCCAGGCGTCGACGGTCAGCGAGAACGCCGGCGCGCCCGCGTTCCTCGAGTCGGTGATCGGCAGGCTGGATCCGGACTACGCCGCGCGCATCCGCCAGCTCGACGCGATGTTCGTCGCCGGCCGCACCACCTTCGCCCAGTCCGACGCGGGGCTGCAGGCCGTGGCGACGTACGACTCGCTGACCGCGTGGTTCGACGCGCACGCGCAGGCGCTCTCCGCCGCCTTCGCCGCCGACCCGCAGCCCGCGCGCGTGGCGCGGCAGCTGGCCTTCTCGCGCGCCCGCTACCTGCGCCACCTGCGCGCGCAGACCAGCGAGGAGCTCACCAGCTACCGCGATCCCGGGATGGCCGACAACCTGGACGCGCTGCTCACGTCGATCCATCCGGGGAAGAAGGTCATCGTCTGGGCGCACAACTACCACATCCAGGCCGACCGCGGCCACAGCTACGAGAACGGCGACCCGTCCACCGGCATCGCCACGATGGGCACCTGGGTGGCGCAGCGGCACGCGAGCGAGCTGTACACGGTGGGATTGTTCATGTACCGCGGCACCGCGGCCGACAACGCGCGCCGCGTCTACCAGGTGAGCGCGCCGTCGCCGAACAGCCTGGAGGCCACCTTCTATCCCGTGCGGCTGAAGCACTTCTTCGTCGACCTCTCGCAGGCCGGCGCCGGCAGCGGCACGGAGTGGATCCGCCGGGTGACCATCTCGAAGGACTGGGGCGTCACCCCGCTCCTGCAGGTGATCGGCGACCAGTACCATGGCATCCTCTTCATCGACACCACCGCCCCGCCGGATTACATCTGA
- a CDS encoding M13 family metallopeptidase: MSIFRSNLRIFLGCLALAGCAAAAVPSGTEPAPPAAGSASAAGRGIDPANMDPSCKPCEEFYRYANGGWLARNPIPADRSSWSSYNEVGDRTTATLHAILEEATARARSAPASLEGKLGAFYASCMDSARAEADGVSPVAGELARLAALRDRAALPAELARLSREMGGGVPFQLFPSPDDRDATRTIGVVWQGGLSLSSPEDYTRGDSASRALRDDYRRHVARMLVLAGSSEPAAEADAARVLEMETALARSSMTRVQMRDPDAIYHKLTLAELAALTPHLDWPAYLRALGAPAATELNVSQPEFMRTVDRLLAEAPMEQWSAFLRWHVLNDAAGVLSTPLADASFRFYSRFSGATQRQARWRRCVNIASGALGPALGRLYGERVFTPAARARAEEMIANLKAVLRDRIAGLAWMSPATRAEALRKADALRARLGYPDTIPDYAPLRLAGGGSFVDHLRAVAAFDNAREWAKIGKPTDASQWGTVPQRVSGVYDASRNMLTYPAAKFQPPFFDPEADDAVNYGALGSTIGHEISHGFDDEGRQYDAGGNRRDWWTADDAARFRARADRMVAQYDGYVAVDTVHVNGRLTLGENIADLGGVTLSYYALQRALRGKPRTPIDGLTPEQRFFISWAQNWRENARDAQLRTAARTDPHAPMRWRVVGPLSNLPEFARAFGCRPGDPMVRPDSVRVEIW, encoded by the coding sequence ATGAGCATCTTCCGCAGCAATCTCCGCATCTTCCTCGGCTGCTTGGCCCTGGCCGGGTGCGCGGCCGCGGCCGTCCCGTCCGGTACCGAGCCCGCTCCGCCCGCGGCCGGCTCGGCGAGCGCGGCGGGGAGGGGGATCGATCCCGCGAACATGGATCCTTCGTGCAAGCCGTGCGAGGAGTTCTACCGCTATGCGAACGGCGGGTGGCTGGCGCGCAACCCCATCCCCGCGGACCGCTCGTCGTGGAGCAGCTACAACGAGGTGGGCGACCGCACGACGGCCACGCTGCACGCGATCCTGGAGGAGGCGACGGCGCGCGCCCGCTCCGCGCCCGCGTCGCTGGAGGGGAAGCTGGGCGCCTTCTACGCGTCGTGCATGGATTCCGCTCGCGCGGAGGCGGACGGGGTGTCGCCGGTCGCGGGCGAGCTGGCGCGGCTGGCGGCGCTGCGGGACCGCGCCGCGCTGCCGGCGGAGCTCGCGCGGCTGAGCCGGGAGATGGGCGGCGGCGTCCCCTTCCAGCTCTTCCCCAGCCCCGACGACCGCGACGCCACGCGCACCATCGGCGTGGTGTGGCAGGGCGGGCTCAGCCTTTCCAGCCCCGAAGACTACACGCGTGGCGACTCCGCCTCGCGCGCGCTGCGCGACGACTACCGGCGCCACGTCGCGCGGATGCTGGTGCTGGCCGGCTCGTCCGAACCCGCGGCGGAGGCGGATGCCGCGCGGGTGCTGGAGATGGAGACGGCGCTCGCGCGGTCGTCGATGACGCGCGTGCAGATGCGCGATCCCGACGCCATCTACCACAAGCTGACGCTGGCCGAGCTGGCCGCGCTGACGCCGCACCTGGACTGGCCGGCGTATCTCCGTGCGCTCGGCGCCCCCGCCGCCACGGAGCTGAACGTGTCGCAGCCGGAGTTCATGCGCACGGTCGACCGGCTGCTGGCCGAGGCGCCGATGGAGCAGTGGTCGGCGTTCCTGCGCTGGCACGTGCTGAACGACGCGGCGGGCGTCCTCAGCACGCCGCTGGCGGACGCGAGCTTCCGCTTCTACTCGCGCTTCTCGGGCGCCACGCAGCGGCAGGCGCGCTGGCGGCGGTGCGTGAACATCGCCAGCGGGGCGCTGGGGCCGGCGCTGGGGCGGCTGTACGGCGAGCGGGTGTTCACGCCGGCGGCGCGGGCGCGGGCGGAGGAGATGATCGCAAACCTCAAGGCCGTGCTGCGCGACCGCATCGCCGGGCTGGCGTGGATGAGCCCCGCCACCCGCGCCGAGGCGCTGCGCAAGGCCGACGCGCTGCGGGCCCGCCTCGGGTACCCGGACACCATCCCCGACTACGCGCCGCTGCGGCTGGCGGGCGGCGGATCGTTCGTCGACCACCTCCGCGCGGTGGCGGCGTTCGACAACGCGCGCGAGTGGGCGAAGATCGGGAAGCCGACGGACGCCTCGCAGTGGGGCACGGTGCCGCAGCGCGTGAGCGGCGTGTATGACGCCAGCCGCAACATGCTCACCTATCCCGCGGCCAAGTTCCAGCCGCCGTTCTTCGACCCCGAGGCCGACGACGCGGTGAACTACGGCGCGCTGGGGAGCACCATCGGCCACGAGATCTCGCACGGGTTCGACGACGAGGGTCGGCAGTACGACGCAGGGGGGAACCGCCGCGACTGGTGGACGGCGGACGACGCGGCGCGGTTCAGGGCGCGCGCGGACCGGATGGTGGCGCAGTACGACGGCTACGTGGCCGTCGACACGGTGCACGTGAACGGGCGGCTGACGCTGGGCGAGAACATCGCCGACCTGGGCGGGGTGACGCTGTCGTACTACGCGCTGCAGCGGGCGTTGCGGGGGAAGCCGCGCACGCCGATCGACGGGCTGACACCGGAGCAGCGCTTCTTCATCTCCTGGGCGCAGAACTGGCGCGAGAACGCCCGCGACGCGCAGCTGCGCACCGCCGCGCGCACGGATCCGCACGCGCCCATGCGCTGGCGCGTGGTCGGGCCGCTCTCGAACCTCCCCGAGTTCGCACGCGCGTTCGGCTGCAGGCCCGGCGACCCCATGGTGCGCCCCGACAGCGTCCGCGTGGAGATCTGGTAA
- a CDS encoding LysR substrate-binding domain-containing protein, translating into MTRTPELRHLRYFVAVAEELHFGRAAERLGIQQPPLTQQIQRLEAMVGAPLLVRRPRVQLTEAGRVLLAHARRLIAQAERGAEETRRAARGEAGVLSVGFAASTLPTLLAGAIRAFRHGTPDVELRLRELPSAAQPAALRDGVIDVGVAREPPPEEEIACEVLLHEELVAVLWPGHPLAGRDEIPLAALAAEPFVHFHRAVAPGLHDRVTALCREAGFAPAIVQEAHEWLTIVGLVEAGLGVTLAPASFRRLRWGGVAYAALSAPADRTTVVALCHRAGDLPPAAGRFAAVLRDVSKIQTESLTQS; encoded by the coding sequence ATGACGCGGACGCCGGAGCTCCGCCACCTGCGCTACTTCGTGGCCGTGGCGGAGGAGCTGCACTTCGGCCGCGCGGCGGAGCGGCTGGGGATCCAGCAGCCGCCGCTGACGCAGCAGATCCAGCGGCTCGAGGCGATGGTGGGCGCGCCGCTCCTGGTCCGCCGCCCGCGCGTGCAGCTGACCGAGGCGGGGCGCGTGCTGCTGGCCCACGCGCGCCGCCTGATCGCGCAGGCGGAGCGCGGCGCGGAAGAGACGCGCCGTGCCGCGCGGGGCGAGGCGGGCGTGCTGAGCGTGGGATTCGCGGCGTCGACGCTCCCCACGCTGCTGGCGGGCGCCATCCGCGCATTCCGCCACGGCACGCCCGACGTGGAGCTGCGCCTGCGCGAGCTCCCCTCGGCCGCGCAGCCCGCCGCCCTGCGCGACGGGGTGATCGACGTCGGCGTGGCGCGCGAGCCGCCGCCGGAGGAGGAGATCGCGTGCGAGGTGCTGCTGCACGAGGAGCTGGTGGCCGTGCTCTGGCCCGGGCACCCGCTGGCCGGGCGCGACGAGATCCCGCTGGCGGCGCTCGCGGCCGAGCCGTTCGTGCACTTCCACCGCGCGGTGGCGCCGGGGCTGCACGACCGTGTGACCGCGCTCTGCCGCGAGGCGGGGTTCGCGCCGGCCATCGTGCAGGAGGCGCACGAGTGGCTCACCATCGTCGGCCTGGTGGAGGCGGGGCTGGGGGTGACGCTGGCGCCCGCGTCGTTCCGGCGCCTGCGCTGGGGCGGCGTGGCCTACGCCGCGCTCTCCGCGCCGGCGGACCGCACCACGGTCGTCGCGCTCTGCCACCGCGCCGGCGACCTCCCGCCCGCCGCCGGGCGCTTCGCCGCCGTCCTCCGCGATGTCTCGAAAATCCAGACAGAAAGTCTCACGCAGAGTTAG
- a CDS encoding AAA domain-containing protein produces the protein MIHSGTGTTPLRLTGSQLAQHFRFRCERKLRWEIAPAADVPPRHPRPGMGLLASAGKAFERRKVSALVRRFGADALRVGGFTPRGDARALEFGEVLEILCDPGPVQFLVQPKLEIPDPEAFAARFGIDPALALDFAPGQPDLVRIGRWPDGRLRLGVIDVKWSRERAVHHFAQVAFYTILLEEIVRATGLDARVDTRWGWVWNRGARGPRRFALAAYRHHVERFLREDLPRIAAMEPKDAAWHLSPVCAGCPFFQHCRAEADAGDDLSRVPGITPVARQVLHGRGIRTVKQLNLQGIKSDTYTGSYALENGESALKKRAQALSYRKLVEQEKQTHLLGDGERVRVVLSAEYDPASGTVFALGFRAERSGARPQAHVILSREGSTRGEREMLRDFLARLRDAAMAMLRAGGPNGARGEKPLHVFVYDRQELELLRGVLHRHLSDPDAQPGIAALAGFVFPAAAGASAGLRAASAAPGTVVVDAVSELFALPVPYALDLAAVSAALRPAERAHAWHPRADYGWPLSSQVAFERIHNAWRGRPHRNERGEETADEVRAEIERTVMSKLDAVDSVVRGVREQASRARAPRLRMEGGGPAPVVSAEPIRDPVLETLRIFTELEAAAEALAIRTLHTLPSRDRAKRFECITGLEPVERISDREWVFEFDPECREAKFRPGEFALVLTNDNGEMLAETDRKPWLRRKLMVELAAYDLAHERPRVTLVSDYGFARLQAEGLLKFDRRCVLDRAEADFNTRRVVATLRHLADGRGEARFVRGLLDGTISPDWLISPLDADAGWAETVARVPRPVLNAEQAEAWRAAFERALTVIWGPPGTGKTYLLAWTLLGLAASARAAGKPLRILVTAATHRAIANVLVRVARELEAAGIASPLRLVKLEGRGSEADREAKDAGVELASDERLAGILEESDATGLPVVVGSTVWSLWKRMRAASLEPGEDEVAEDVPITPMFDVVVIDEASQMKVADSLIALSSIRRGGRVILCGDDRQLAPVVRGSYDDGETLFGSAFAHFAGRFGRLALRESRRMNRALVGYPRRTFYPGLVSMVPERRVLVSPEGVDLSDPADALLWDLVFAPEDSVVLVTYADFRGTARNPFEARLAARIATLARAGLRDPATGGAYEPDAFRQQALAILSPHRAQNSAILHELATMGWAYGELPVVDTVERMQGNEREMVVVSYAVADREYAEREAEFLLDPNRFNVSITRPRAKLVVLMSDEVLRALPRDERVMTESMAIKGYLRQPWRKVREIDLPAPDGTAVRARIHTR, from the coding sequence TTGATCCATAGCGGCACCGGCACAACGCCCCTGCGCCTCACGGGATCGCAGCTCGCGCAGCATTTCCGCTTTCGCTGCGAGCGGAAGCTGCGCTGGGAGATTGCGCCCGCGGCCGACGTGCCGCCGCGCCATCCCCGCCCGGGGATGGGGCTGCTCGCGTCCGCCGGGAAGGCGTTCGAGCGGCGCAAGGTGTCCGCGCTCGTCCGCCGCTTCGGCGCGGACGCGCTGCGCGTGGGCGGCTTCACGCCGCGCGGCGACGCACGGGCGCTGGAGTTCGGCGAGGTGCTGGAGATCCTGTGCGATCCCGGCCCGGTGCAGTTCCTCGTGCAGCCCAAGCTGGAGATCCCCGACCCCGAGGCGTTCGCGGCGCGCTTCGGCATCGACCCGGCGCTGGCGCTGGACTTCGCGCCCGGGCAGCCGGACCTGGTGCGCATCGGGCGCTGGCCCGACGGGCGGCTGCGCCTGGGGGTGATCGACGTGAAGTGGAGCCGCGAGCGCGCGGTGCACCACTTCGCGCAGGTGGCGTTCTACACGATCCTGCTGGAGGAGATCGTCCGCGCCACCGGCCTGGACGCGCGCGTGGACACGCGCTGGGGATGGGTGTGGAACCGCGGCGCGCGGGGGCCGCGGCGCTTCGCGCTGGCCGCCTATCGCCACCACGTGGAGCGCTTCCTCCGCGAGGACCTGCCGCGCATCGCCGCCATGGAGCCGAAGGACGCGGCGTGGCACCTGTCCCCCGTCTGCGCGGGATGCCCCTTCTTCCAGCATTGCCGCGCCGAGGCCGACGCGGGCGACGACCTGTCGCGCGTCCCCGGCATCACCCCGGTCGCCCGCCAGGTGCTGCACGGTCGCGGCATCCGCACCGTCAAGCAGCTCAATCTCCAGGGGATCAAATCCGATACGTACACCGGCTCGTATGCGCTGGAAAACGGCGAGAGCGCGCTGAAGAAGCGGGCGCAGGCGCTCTCCTACCGCAAGCTGGTGGAGCAGGAGAAGCAGACGCACCTGCTGGGCGACGGCGAGCGCGTGCGCGTGGTCCTCTCCGCGGAGTACGATCCGGCGAGCGGGACGGTGTTCGCGCTCGGCTTCCGCGCGGAGCGCTCCGGCGCCAGGCCGCAGGCGCACGTCATCCTCTCGCGCGAGGGGAGCACGCGCGGCGAGCGGGAGATGCTGCGCGACTTCCTCGCCCGCCTCCGCGACGCGGCCATGGCGATGCTGCGCGCGGGCGGCCCCAACGGCGCGCGCGGCGAGAAGCCGCTGCACGTGTTCGTCTACGACCGCCAGGAGCTGGAGCTGCTGCGCGGCGTGCTCCATCGCCACCTCTCCGACCCCGACGCGCAGCCGGGGATCGCCGCGCTCGCGGGGTTCGTCTTCCCCGCCGCCGCGGGTGCGTCCGCCGGGCTGCGCGCCGCCTCCGCCGCGCCGGGGACGGTGGTGGTCGACGCCGTCTCGGAGCTGTTCGCGCTCCCCGTACCTTACGCGCTCGACCTGGCCGCCGTCTCCGCCGCGCTGCGGCCGGCGGAGCGCGCGCACGCCTGGCATCCGCGCGCGGACTACGGCTGGCCGCTCAGCTCGCAGGTGGCCTTCGAGCGCATCCACAACGCCTGGCGCGGCCGCCCGCACCGCAACGAGCGGGGGGAGGAGACGGCGGACGAGGTGCGGGCGGAGATCGAGCGCACGGTGATGTCGAAGCTCGACGCGGTGGACTCCGTCGTCCGCGGCGTGCGCGAGCAGGCGTCGCGCGCGCGCGCGCCGCGGCTCAGGATGGAGGGCGGCGGCCCCGCGCCCGTCGTCTCCGCCGAGCCGATCCGCGATCCCGTGCTGGAGACGCTGCGCATCTTCACCGAGCTGGAGGCGGCGGCCGAGGCGCTGGCCATCCGCACGCTGCACACGCTCCCCTCGCGCGACCGGGCGAAGCGCTTCGAGTGCATCACCGGGCTGGAGCCGGTGGAGCGCATCTCCGACCGCGAGTGGGTGTTCGAGTTCGATCCCGAGTGCCGCGAAGCGAAGTTCCGCCCCGGCGAGTTCGCCCTCGTCCTGACCAACGACAACGGCGAGATGCTGGCGGAGACGGACCGCAAGCCGTGGCTGCGCCGCAAGCTGATGGTGGAGCTGGCCGCGTACGATCTCGCGCACGAGCGGCCGCGGGTGACGCTCGTCTCCGACTACGGATTCGCGCGGCTGCAGGCGGAAGGGCTGCTGAAGTTCGACCGGCGCTGCGTGCTGGACCGCGCCGAGGCCGACTTCAACACCCGTCGCGTCGTGGCCACCCTGCGCCACCTGGCCGACGGCCGCGGCGAGGCGCGCTTCGTCCGCGGGCTGCTGGATGGGACCATCTCACCCGACTGGCTCATCTCCCCGCTGGACGCGGACGCTGGCTGGGCGGAGACGGTCGCGCGCGTCCCGCGCCCCGTGCTGAACGCGGAGCAGGCGGAGGCGTGGCGCGCCGCCTTCGAGCGCGCGCTGACGGTGATCTGGGGCCCGCCGGGAACGGGGAAGACGTACCTGCTCGCGTGGACGCTGCTGGGCCTCGCCGCGTCCGCGAGGGCCGCCGGCAAGCCGCTGCGCATCCTCGTCACCGCCGCCACGCACCGGGCGATCGCCAACGTGCTCGTCCGCGTCGCGCGCGAGCTGGAGGCGGCGGGGATCGCATCTCCCCTGCGGCTGGTGAAGCTGGAGGGGCGGGGAAGCGAGGCCGACCGCGAGGCGAAGGACGCCGGCGTGGAGCTGGCCAGCGACGAGCGGCTGGCGGGGATCCTGGAGGAGTCGGACGCCACCGGCCTCCCCGTCGTCGTCGGCTCCACCGTCTGGTCGCTGTGGAAGCGAATGCGCGCCGCTTCCCTGGAGCCGGGAGAAGATGAGGTCGCGGAAGACGTCCCCATCACCCCCATGTTCGACGTGGTGGTGATCGACGAGGCGAGCCAGATGAAGGTGGCCGACTCGCTGATCGCGCTCTCGTCCATCCGCCGCGGCGGCCGCGTGATCCTGTGCGGCGACGACCGCCAGCTCGCGCCCGTGGTCCGCGGCAGCTACGACGACGGGGAGACGCTGTTCGGCTCGGCGTTCGCCCACTTCGCCGGGCGCTTCGGGCGGCTGGCGCTGCGCGAGAGCCGGCGGATGAACCGCGCGCTGGTGGGCTATCCGCGCCGCACCTTCTATCCCGGCCTGGTGTCGATGGTCCCCGAGCGGCGCGTCCTCGTCTCGCCCGAGGGCGTCGACCTCTCCGACCCGGCGGACGCGCTGCTCTGGGACCTCGTCTTCGCTCCCGAGGACTCCGTCGTCCTGGTCACCTACGCGGACTTCCGCGGCACCGCGCGCAACCCGTTCGAGGCGCGGCTGGCGGCGCGCATCGCCACGCTGGCACGCGCGGGGCTGCGCGATCCGGCCACCGGTGGCGCGTACGAGCCGGATGCGTTCCGCCAGCAGGCGCTGGCCATCCTCTCGCCGCACCGCGCGCAGAACAGCGCCATCCTGCACGAGCTGGCCACGATGGGGTGGGCGTACGGCGAGCTCCCCGTGGTGGACACGGTGGAGCGGATGCAGGGGAACGAGCGGGAGATGGTGGTCGTCTCCTACGCCGTCGCCGACCGCGAGTATGCCGAGCGCGAGGCGGAATTCCTCCTCGACCCGAACCGCTTCAACGTCTCCATCACCCGCCCGCGGGCCAAGCTGGTGGTGCTGATGAGCGACGAGGTGCTGCGCGCCCTCCCGCGCGACGAACGGGTGATGACCGAGTCGATGGCGATCAAGGGCTACCTGCGCCAGCCGTGGCGCAAGGTGCGCGAGATCGACCTTCCCGCCCCGGACGGCACGGCGGTTCGCGCCAGAATCCATACGCGGTGA
- a CDS encoding FeoA family protein — translation MLKRIFTRKKAPAAPERCAGCPLAACASGCQAAVLRMECEDHEAHRLRGMGLFEGTCVRVLDSRNGMLLEVKGARLALGRKLADAIHVLPLGA, via the coding sequence ATGCTGAAGCGCATCTTCACCCGCAAGAAGGCACCCGCCGCGCCCGAGCGCTGCGCCGGGTGCCCGCTGGCTGCCTGCGCGAGCGGGTGCCAGGCCGCGGTGCTGCGGATGGAGTGCGAGGACCACGAGGCGCACCGCCTCCGCGGGATGGGGCTGTTCGAGGGCACCTGCGTGCGCGTGCTGGACTCGCGCAACGGGATGCTGCTGGAGGTGAAGGGCGCCCGGCTGGCGCTGGGCCGCAAGCTGGCCGACGCCATCCACGTTCTCCCCCTCGGGGCCTGA
- a CDS encoding FeoA family protein, producing MERPLSELDPGERGKVTEIAGDADAVRRLMDLGLIRGTTVEMIRRAPLGDPMEVRVRGFMLTLRRAEAEHITVE from the coding sequence TTGGAGCGGCCCCTGTCGGAGCTGGATCCGGGCGAGCGGGGGAAGGTGACGGAGATCGCCGGCGACGCCGACGCCGTGCGCCGGCTGATGGACCTGGGACTGATCCGCGGGACGACGGTGGAGATGATTCGCCGCGCGCCGCTGGGAGACCCGATGGAAGTGCGCGTCCGCGGCTTCATGCTGACCCTGCGCCGCGCCGAGGCGGAGCACATCACGGTGGAGTAG